From Arachis stenosperma cultivar V10309 chromosome 2, arast.V10309.gnm1.PFL2, whole genome shotgun sequence, one genomic window encodes:
- the LOC130962784 gene encoding uncharacterized protein LOC130962784, translated as MRPKQHITTAIEKQSEQAKKNYQIHLTAIIDCIRFLLRQRLAFRGNDKTNDSVNQGNFLDLLSFLAQHNEEIGCTFKNARGNLKLIAPSIQKDIVRAAARKTTKVIVDDLGDELFAVLVDEAHDISIKEQMSVCLRYVNKEGQVKEHFLDLVHISNTNALSLKLALESLLETYNLSLSRVRGQGYDGLSNMQGEFNALCKRRDMLRDSQMTKTIEALKSGEIFSKRGLNQETALKRAGDTRCVSHYETILRLISLFSSMVNVLEYVEEDGNNSEQRGEACHLLNVIQSFEFIFNLHLMKNILGVTIELSQALQRNDQDIVNYMALVKVSKQRLQNIRDDGWPLLLDKVSLFCDKHDITVSIMDDIFVSQGISRRKTQKISNLHHFQVEIFYQVVDRQLQELNNHFTEMNTELFLCIACLNLRHSFFAFDKEKLIQLAQFYPLEFSSTQLLALDSQLENFILDVRFDDQFSNLNGIGVLSQKLVETRKNIVYPLVFLLLKLVLVLPVATASVEKTFSTMNIIKSRLRNHM; from the exons ATGAGACCAAAACAACACATCACTACTGCTATTGAAAAACAATCTGAGCAAGCTAAAAAGAATTATCAAATTCACTTGACAGCAATAATTGATTGTATTAGATTTCTTTTGCGACAAAGATTGGCCTTTCGTGGTAATGATAAGACAAATGATTCTGTTAACCAAGGAAATTTTTTGGACCTTCTAAGCTTTCTTGCACAACATAATGAAGAGATTGGTTGTACTTTCAAAAATGCTCGTGGGAATCTTAAACTAATAGCACCCTCAATCCAAAAAGACATTGTAAGAGCTGCTGCAAGGAAAACGACAAAAGTTATTGTAGATGATCTTGGAGATGAATTATTTGCTGTATTGGTTGATGAAGCCCACGACATTTCTATTAAGGAGCAAATGTCAGTTTGCTTAAGATATGTGAACAAAGAAGGACAAGTTAAGGAGCATTTTCTTGATCTTGTTCATATTTCTAATACTAATGCTTTATCTCTAAAGTTAGCATTGGAGTCATTATTAGAAACATATAATTTAAGTTTATCAAGAGTACGTGGACAAGGATATGATGGTTTAAGTAACATGCAAGGAGAATTTAATG CTTTGTGTAAACGAAGAGATATGCTTCGTGATAGTCAGATGACTAAGACAATTGAAGCACTAAAAAGTGGAGAAATTTTTAGTAAGCGTGGTTTGAATCaagaaacagctttaaaaagaGCTGGAGACACTAGATGTGTTTCACACTATGAAACTATACTTAgattaatttctttattttcttctatgGTTAATGTTCTTGAATATGTTGAGGAAGATGGAAATAATTCAGAACAAAGAGGTGAAGCATGTCATTTATTGAATGTCATTCAATCCTTTGAATTCATTTTCAACTTGCACTTGATGAAAAATATCTTGGGAGTTACTATTGAGTTATCTCAAGCATTACAAAGGAATGATCAAGACATTGTAAATTATATGGCATTAGTCAAAGTGTCTAAGCAACGGTTGCAAAATATAAGAGATGATGGCTGGCCTCTTTTACTTGACAAAGTCTCACTGTTTTGTGACAAACATGATATTACtgtttcaatcatggatgataTATTTGTGTCACAAGGAATATCAAGACGCAAAACTCAAAAGATATCAAATTTGCATCATTTTCAAGTTGAGATATTCTATCAAGTAGTTGATAGACAACTTCAAGAACTCAATAATCATTTTACAGAGATGAATACTGAATTGTTTCTTTGCATAGCTTGTTTGAATCTAAGACACTCATTTTTTGCATTTGATAAGGAGAAGTTGATCCAGTTAGCTCAATTCTATCCATTAGAATTTTCTTCCACTCAACTTTTGGCACTTGACAGTCAACTTGAGAACTTCATACTAGATGTGCGTTTTGATGATCAATTCTCAAACTTAAATGGAATTGGTGTTCTTTCTCAGAAGTTGGTTGAGActcgaaaaaatattgtttatcCATTAGTGTTTCTTCTTTTgaagttagttttagttttgcCCGTAGCAACTGCATCAGTTGAAAAAACTTTTTCTACTATGAACATCATAAAGAGTCGACTTCGTAACCATATGTGA